One Urocitellus parryii isolate mUroPar1 chromosome 8, mUroPar1.hap1, whole genome shotgun sequence DNA window includes the following coding sequences:
- the Ncoa7 gene encoding nuclear receptor coactivator 7 isoform X2 produces the protein MRDPRLPLDIQIFYCAKPDQEPFVKIITVEEAKRRKSTCSYYEDEEEEGLPILQPQSALLENMHIEQLARRLPARVQGYPWRLAYSTIEHGTSLKTLYRKSASLDSPVLLVIKDMDNQIFGAYATHPFKFSDHYYGTGETFLYTFSPNFKVFKWSGENSYFINGDISSLELGGGGGRFGLWLDADLYHGRSNSCSTFNNDILSKKEDFIVQDLEVWTFE, from the exons ATGAGAGACCCACGATTGCCCTTGGACATTCAGATTTTCTATTGTGCCAAACCTGACCAGGAGCCTTTTGTGAAG ATCATTACCGTTGAGGAGGCGAAGCGCAGGAAGAGCACGTGCAGCTACTATGAGGACGAAGAGGAGGAGGGGCTCCCAATCCTGCAGCCCCAAAGTGCGCTGCTGGAGAACATGCATATAGAGCAG CTGGCCCGACGCCTTCCAGCAAGGGTGCAAGGGTATCCATGGAGACTGGCCTACAGTACCATAGAGCATGGAACCAGCTTGAAAACTCTCTATCGGAAATCAGCATCACTAGATAGTCCAGTCTTATTGGTCATCAAAGATATGGATAATCAG ATTTTTGGAGCATATGCAACTCATCCCTTCAAGTTCAGTGACCACTATTATGGCACAGGCGAAACTTTTCTCTACACATTTAGCCCTAATTTCAAG GTCTTTAAGTGGAGTGGAGAAAACTCATATTTTATCAATGGAGACATAAGTTCTTTAGAACTTGGTGGTGGAGG GGGAAGATTTGGTTTATGGCTAGATGCTGATTTATACCATGGACGAAGCAACTCATGCAGCACCTTCAATAATGACATTCTTTCCAAAAAGGAAGACTTCATTGTGCAGGACCTAGAAGTGTGGACATTTGAGTGA